In Leptolyngbya sp. SIO1E4, one DNA window encodes the following:
- the psaA gene encoding photosystem I core protein PsaA, translating to MTTTPREQAASVKVTVDKDPVSTSFEKWAKPGHFDRTLARGPKTTTWIWNLHADAHDFDSHTSDLEDISRKIFSAHFGHLAVVFIWLSGMYFHGARFSNYEAWMADPIAMKPSAQVVWPVFGQEILNADVGGGFQGIQITSGFFQLWRASGITNSYQLYCTAIGGLVMAGLMLFAGWFHYHKKAPKLEWFQNVESMMNHHLAGLLGLGCLGWAGHQIHVSLPINKLLDAGVAPQDIPLPHEFILDKSLMAELYPSFAQGLTPFFTLNWSAYADFLTFKGGLNPVTGGLWLSDTAHHHLALAVLFIVAGHMYRTNWGIGHSMKEILEGHKGDPLLFGGKGHDGLYENLTTSWHAQLAVNLAILGSLTIIVAHHMYAMPPYPYIATDYPTQLSLFTHHMWIGGFIIVGAGAHAAIFMVRDYDPEVNFDNALDRMLRSRDAIISHLNWVCIFLGFHSFGLYIHNDTMRALGRPQDMFSDSAIQLQPIFAQWVQGLHTAAVGSTAPNVMASVSPAFGGDVMAVGGKVAMMPITLGTADFMVHHIHAFTIHVTALILLKGVLYARSSRLVPDKGELGFRFPCDGPGRGGTCQVSGWDHVFLGLFWMYNSLSIVIFHFSWKMQSDVWGTVSDSGAVSHITAGNFATSAITINGWLRDFLWAQASQVIGSYGSALSAYGLLFLGAHFVWAFSLMFLFSGRGYWQELIESIVWAHNKLKVAPAIQPRALSITQGRAVGVAHYLLGGIVTTWAFFLARIIAVG from the coding sequence ATGACAACTACCCCGCGCGAGCAAGCGGCAAGCGTGAAAGTTACGGTTGATAAAGATCCGGTGTCTACTTCCTTTGAGAAGTGGGCTAAACCTGGGCATTTTGATCGGACACTCGCTCGAGGCCCCAAAACCACCACCTGGATTTGGAACCTCCATGCCGATGCTCACGACTTTGATAGTCATACCAGTGACTTAGAAGATATTTCGCGCAAGATTTTTAGTGCGCATTTTGGCCATTTGGCCGTCGTTTTCATTTGGTTGAGCGGCATGTATTTCCATGGCGCTCGCTTTTCTAACTATGAAGCCTGGATGGCTGACCCCATCGCCATGAAGCCCAGTGCTCAGGTTGTTTGGCCTGTGTTTGGCCAAGAAATCCTGAACGCTGATGTGGGAGGTGGTTTCCAGGGCATTCAGATCACTTCTGGGTTTTTCCAGCTGTGGCGGGCTTCCGGAATCACCAACAGCTATCAGCTTTACTGCACCGCGATCGGCGGCCTCGTCATGGCGGGTCTGATGCTATTTGCTGGTTGGTTCCATTACCACAAGAAGGCTCCCAAGCTGGAGTGGTTCCAAAACGTGGAATCCATGATGAACCATCACCTAGCAGGGTTGCTGGGTTTGGGATGTCTGGGCTGGGCTGGTCACCAAATTCACGTCTCGCTCCCCATCAACAAGTTGTTGGATGCAGGCGTTGCCCCGCAAGATATTCCTTTGCCTCACGAGTTCATTCTGGATAAAAGCCTAATGGCTGAGCTGTATCCCAGCTTTGCCCAGGGCTTGACCCCGTTCTTTACTCTCAACTGGTCTGCTTACGCTGATTTCCTTACCTTCAAGGGGGGCTTGAACCCTGTGACCGGTGGCCTTTGGCTGTCGGATACCGCTCACCACCACCTGGCTTTGGCAGTACTCTTCATTGTTGCGGGTCATATGTACCGCACCAACTGGGGGATTGGCCACAGCATGAAGGAGATCTTGGAAGGCCATAAGGGCGATCCACTCCTGTTTGGTGGCAAAGGTCATGATGGTCTCTACGAAAACCTGACGACTTCTTGGCATGCACAGCTAGCTGTCAACCTGGCGATCTTGGGTTCCTTGACCATCATCGTGGCGCATCATATGTACGCCATGCCGCCGTATCCATACATCGCTACGGATTACCCCACGCAGTTATCCCTCTTTACCCACCATATGTGGATTGGTGGCTTCATCATTGTGGGTGCTGGAGCACACGCAGCTATCTTCATGGTGCGTGACTACGATCCTGAGGTGAACTTTGACAACGCCCTGGATCGCATGCTTCGCTCCCGCGATGCCATCATTTCTCACTTGAATTGGGTTTGTATTTTCCTTGGCTTCCATAGCTTTGGTCTCTACATCCACAACGACACCATGCGGGCGCTGGGTCGTCCTCAGGACATGTTCTCTGATTCTGCTATTCAGCTGCAGCCGATTTTTGCTCAGTGGGTGCAGGGGCTGCATACCGCAGCGGTCGGATCAACAGCTCCTAATGTGATGGCCAGTGTAAGCCCTGCCTTTGGCGGTGACGTCATGGCGGTTGGTGGCAAGGTTGCCATGATGCCCATCACTTTGGGCACGGCAGACTTCATGGTTCACCATATTCATGCCTTCACGATTCACGTAACTGCGTTGATTCTTCTGAAAGGCGTGCTGTATGCCCGTAGCTCTCGTCTGGTTCCTGATAAGGGCGAACTGGGTTTCCGCTTCCCTTGTGACGGCCCCGGTCGGGGGGGTACCTGCCAGGTATCTGGTTGGGACCATGTTTTCCTAGGGTTGTTCTGGATGTACAACTCTTTGTCCATCGTGATTTTCCACTTTAGCTGGAAGATGCAGTCCGATGTTTGGGGCACCGTCTCTGACAGTGGAGCGGTTTCTCACATCACCGCTGGCAATTTTGCAACGAGTGCCATCACCATTAATGGTTGGTTGCGCGACTTCCTGTGGGCACAAGCTTCTCAAGTAATTGGCTCTTATGGTTCAGCGCTCTCTGCCTATGGCTTGCTGTTCCTGGGTGCTCACTTTGTTTGGGCATTCAGCCTCATGTTCTTGTTTAGTGGCCGTGGTTACTGGCAGGAGCTGATTGAGTCTATCGTTTGGGCTCACAACAAGCTGAAGGTTGCTCCAGCCATTCAGCCCCGTGCACTGAGCATCACTCAGGGTCGGGCTGTTGGGGTAGCTCACTACCTCTTAGGGGGGATTGTGACTACCTGGGCATTCTTCCTGGCGCGAATTATTGCCGTTGGATAA
- a CDS encoding DEAD/DEAH box helicase encodes MLDLETLFPFQLDTFQQEAITALNEGKSVVVCAPTGSGKTLIGEYAIYRALDQQKRVFYTTPLKALSNQKLRDFREQFGFDNVGMLTGDIAINRNAPVVVMTTEIFRNMLYGTRIGEVGTSLQDVEAVVLDECHYMNDRQRGTVWEESIIYCPPEIQLLGLSATVENSDQLTDWLSKVHGPTELIYSDFRPVPLEFHYCNSKGLFPLLDSSQKKINPRLKQRRRQGSPQRGKRQGLNIPYVVGQLQQRNMLPAIYFIFSRRGCDRAVTEMANLPLVNEQEAALLKRKIDEFLGWNPEAARAGQVEPLYRGIAAHHAGILPAWKGFVEELFQDGLIKVVFATETLAAGINMPARTTVISSLSKRTDTGHRLLMASEFLQMSGRAGRRGMDELGYVVTAETPFEGAKEAAYLATVGPDPLVSQFTPSYGMVLNLLQTHSLEEARALVERSFGQYLANLHLAPQQAAIDALKDQLEHQRAQVEAFDEAVLADYEKLRERLREEKRLLKILQQQAAEVLTGDMGTALAFAIAGTIVSLKGKNVPVGAPLPAVIVTKVPGSGQFPYLICLTQNNAWYVVTTGDVVGLHAEYPRLTAVDSLVPPVEMPHKPGQHRKGNDITAAIAQHIPQPPPLEEVAPEVKAQLDRLRSVEERLNTHPAREFGNPKNLLKQYRRIQRIEEELRDRQEALANSSDRYWQEFVSIMAVLTHFGGLDENRPTELGEVAAAIRGDNELWLGLALISGEFDALTPPQLASACAALVTESTRPDTWAAYAPAPAVESALAGLRQTRRALFQQQRRQHIMFPVWMELELIGLVERWVEMGQAADMAPPQGFDTKGKSQKDSDRGDWADLCSNTSLDEGDIVRISRRTLDFLSQIPHVPHISEQLRRNARQASTWMNRFPVNEMPP; translated from the coding sequence GTGCTCGATCTGGAGACGCTCTTTCCCTTTCAACTTGATACCTTCCAACAAGAAGCCATCACCGCTTTGAATGAAGGTAAATCAGTCGTCGTCTGTGCCCCGACCGGGTCTGGCAAAACACTGATTGGGGAATATGCAATCTACCGGGCGCTTGATCAGCAGAAGCGGGTATTTTACACAACACCTTTGAAAGCCCTCTCTAATCAGAAGCTGCGCGACTTTCGAGAGCAGTTTGGGTTCGACAATGTCGGCATGCTGACAGGCGATATCGCCATCAACCGCAATGCCCCCGTGGTGGTGATGACGACCGAGATTTTCCGCAATATGCTGTACGGCACCCGCATTGGGGAGGTGGGAACCTCCCTGCAAGATGTCGAAGCGGTCGTACTTGATGAATGCCACTACATGAACGATCGCCAGCGCGGCACCGTTTGGGAAGAGTCTATTATCTATTGCCCCCCTGAGATTCAACTTTTGGGGCTGTCGGCCACCGTTGAAAACAGCGATCAGCTGACCGATTGGCTGAGCAAGGTTCACGGCCCCACCGAGTTGATTTATTCAGATTTTCGTCCTGTTCCCCTAGAGTTTCACTACTGCAACAGCAAAGGGCTGTTTCCTTTACTGGATAGCAGTCAGAAAAAGATTAACCCCCGCCTCAAGCAGCGACGGCGGCAAGGGTCTCCCCAACGCGGCAAGCGGCAGGGGTTAAACATTCCCTACGTGGTAGGGCAGCTACAGCAGCGCAATATGTTGCCTGCCATCTACTTCATCTTTAGTCGTCGGGGTTGCGATCGCGCCGTTACCGAAATGGCGAACCTCCCCCTGGTGAATGAACAAGAAGCCGCCCTCCTGAAGCGGAAAATAGATGAATTTTTGGGATGGAATCCAGAAGCCGCCCGAGCAGGCCAGGTAGAACCCCTCTATCGCGGGATTGCAGCGCACCATGCGGGCATTTTGCCTGCCTGGAAAGGCTTTGTGGAAGAACTCTTTCAAGACGGGCTGATTAAAGTTGTCTTTGCCACCGAAACCCTGGCCGCAGGGATTAATATGCCTGCCCGCACAACGGTGATTTCCAGCCTGTCGAAGCGAACGGACACGGGGCATCGGTTACTGATGGCCTCTGAATTTTTGCAAATGTCAGGGCGGGCAGGGCGTCGAGGCATGGACGAATTAGGCTATGTCGTCACAGCTGAGACCCCCTTTGAAGGGGCGAAAGAAGCCGCTTACCTGGCAACCGTTGGCCCTGACCCGCTGGTGAGTCAGTTCACCCCCAGCTACGGCATGGTGCTGAACCTTTTACAAACCCACTCTTTAGAAGAAGCGCGGGCGCTGGTTGAGCGCAGTTTTGGGCAGTATCTTGCCAATCTACATTTGGCCCCGCAACAGGCGGCTATTGATGCCCTAAAAGACCAGCTTGAACACCAGCGCGCTCAGGTTGAAGCCTTTGATGAAGCCGTCTTAGCAGACTATGAAAAGCTGCGAGAACGCCTGCGAGAAGAAAAACGCCTGCTCAAAATTTTGCAGCAGCAGGCGGCTGAGGTTTTGACAGGAGACATGGGCACTGCCTTAGCGTTTGCGATCGCGGGCACTATCGTGTCCCTTAAGGGCAAAAATGTGCCGGTGGGTGCCCCCCTACCGGCGGTGATTGTGACGAAGGTACCGGGTTCAGGTCAGTTTCCGTATCTGATTTGCCTGACCCAGAACAATGCTTGGTATGTCGTCACAACAGGAGATGTGGTGGGTCTCCATGCCGAGTATCCGCGACTAACCGCAGTGGATAGTTTGGTTCCCCCGGTGGAGATGCCCCATAAGCCGGGACAACACCGTAAAGGGAATGACATAACGGCGGCGATCGCCCAGCACATTCCTCAACCGCCGCCGTTAGAAGAAGTGGCGCCTGAAGTTAAAGCGCAGTTAGATCGGCTGCGATCCGTTGAAGAACGTCTCAACACCCACCCTGCCCGAGAGTTTGGTAACCCCAAGAATCTGCTCAAACAATATCGCCGGATTCAACGCATTGAGGAGGAACTGCGCGATCGCCAGGAAGCTTTGGCCAACTCTTCAGACCGTTACTGGCAAGAATTTGTCAGCATTATGGCGGTGCTGACGCACTTTGGCGGCTTAGACGAAAATCGCCCCACAGAGCTGGGTGAAGTGGCCGCCGCCATTCGCGGAGATAATGAGCTGTGGTTAGGGTTAGCCCTAATTTCAGGAGAATTTGACGCCCTCACACCCCCGCAGCTGGCTTCTGCCTGTGCCGCCCTTGTGACCGAAAGTACGCGCCCTGATACCTGGGCTGCCTATGCTCCTGCGCCCGCCGTGGAATCAGCATTGGCAGGCTTGCGACAAACCCGTCGCGCGCTCTTTCAACAGCAGCGGCGGCAGCACATCATGTTCCCCGTCTGGATGGAGCTTGAGCTGATTGGTCTGGTTGAACGATGGGTCGAAATGGGGCAGGCGGCAGACATGGCCCCCCCTCAAGGGTTTGATACGAAAGGCAAGTCTCAAAAAGACAGCGATCGCGGCGACTGGGCTGACCTGTGCAGCAACACCAGTCTTGATGAGGGAGATATCGTCAGAATCTCACGGCGCACTTTAGACTTCCTCTCGCAAATTCCCCATGTTCCTCATATCTCAGAACAGCTCCGGCGGAATGCCCGTCAGGCCAGCACCTGGATGAATCGCTTCCCTGTCAATGAGATGCCCCCATAG